GAATTCTTTCATTTCGCCTGCACCTCCGAGGACATCAACAACCTCGCCTACGCGCTGATCCTGAGCGAGACCCGCAGCCAGGTGCTGCTCGAGCAGATGGACAACGTCATCGACGCCATCAGCGGGCTGGCCGACCAGTTCGCCGCCATTCCGCTGCTGTCGCGCACCCACGGCCAGCCCGCCTCCCCCACCACGGTGGGCAAGGAACTAGCCAATGTGGCCTACCGCCTCAAACGCCAACGCACCCAGTTCGCCGCGGTGCCGATTCTGGGCAAGATCAATGGCGCGGTGGGCAACTACAACGCGCACATGGTGGCCTACCCGGAAATGGACTGGGAGACCTTTGCGCAGAATTTCGTCACCTCGCTGGGCTTGGCGTGGAACCCCTACACCACTCAGATCGAACCGCACGACTATATCGCCGAGCTGTTCGACGCCCTGGCGCGCTTCAACACCGTGCTGATCGATTTCAGCCGCGACGTGTGGGCGTACATCTCGCGCGGTCACTTCAAGCAGAAAGTGGTGGCCGGCGAAGTCGGTTCGTCCACCATGCCGCACAAGGTGAACCCCATCGATTTCGAAAACGCGGAAGGCAACCTGGGCGTGGCCAACGCCATGCTCGACCACCTGTCGCGCAAGCTGCCCATCTCGCGCCTGCAGCGTGACCTGACCGACTCCACCGTACTGCGCACCCTGGGCGTGGGCCTGGCCCATGCCAGCATCGCCTACCAGTCCCTGATGAAGGGCCTGGGCAAACTGGAAGTGAACGAAGCCAGTCTGATCCACGAACTGGACGGGAACTGGGAGGTGCTGGCCGAACCCATCCAGACGGTGATGCGCCGGTACGGCATCGAGCAACCCTACGAAAAGCTCAAGGCACTGACGCGCGGGCAGCGCATCGACCGCGAGCGCCTGCACGCCTTCATCGACAGCCTGGAACTGCCCGAAGCGGTGCGCGAACAACTCAAGCAGCTCACCCCCGCCAACTACATCGGCAACGCCGAGGCACAGACCCGCAAGCTGCCGCAGTCGTGAAACCCGCCGTTCCCGTCCAACTGCTGGGCGGGCTCAGCCCGCGCGATTTCCTGACGCAGCACTGGCAGCGCGAACCACTGCTGGTGCGCAGCGCCTGGCCGGGAATCGAACAGCTCGATCTGTCGCCCGATGAACTGGCGGGCCTGGCCTGCGAAGAGGAAATCCACAGCCGCATCGTGCTGGAACAGGGCGAAAAAGGTCCGTGGGAACTGCGCACCGGGCCGTTCCTCGAATCCGACTTTGCCACCCTGCCCGAAACCCGCTGGACGCTGCTGGTCAGCGACGTGGAAAAACACGTCCCCGAACTGCGCGTGCTGATCGAACCCTTTCGCTTCATCCCCGACTGGCGCATCGACGACCTGATGATCAGCTATGCACCGGTGGGCGGTTCCGTCGGCCCGCACACGGACCAGTACGATGTCTTCCTGTTGCAGCTTGCCGGGCGCCGACGCTGGCAGATCGCCCGCGACGGCGACTCCGACGACACCCTGCCCGGCACCGAGCTGAGCATCCTGCGTCATTTCAATGCCGAACAGGAATGGGTGCTGGGACCGGGCGACATGCTCTACCTGCCACCCGGCGTGGCGCACCATGGCGTATCCGAGGACGATGACTGCCTGACCGCCTCCATCGGCTTTCGCGCACCGTCGCAACAGGAACTGATCTCCGGCTGGCTGGAAACGCTGATGGACGATCCGGCGTTGGCACGCCGCTTCGGGGATGCCGGGCGACCACCGGCCGACGAACCGGGTGAGATCGACGCCCAAAGTCTCGACAGGATGATCGCGTTCATGCAGACGGTGCTGGACAAGGGGCGCGAACAACTGCCGACCTGGCTCGGGGCTTATCTCACCGAACCGGCGCTGACCTGGCATGCCGACTTCGAACCGGGCGAGCTCGACGAGGACGCCGTCCGCGCATCGCTGGTGGATGCGAACACGCGTCTGATCCGTCATCCCGCCGCCCGCTTCGCCTTCCGGCAGACGCCGGACGGCAAGATGAATTTCTTCGCCAACGGCAGGGTATGGACCCTGCCCGATTCCCATCGATCACGCATCGCCACGCTTTGCCGCGATTACGCCTACGATGCCGGGCTCTGGCAGGGCGATGCGCTGATGTGCGACCTGTTGGTCGACCTGTTCCGCTATGGCGCACTCGATGTCGAAGAATGAGGCACCGCCCTTCACGATTCGCACCGTAACCTGGCAGGACGCAGGTTCGGTTTTGCGTACGATCCGCGAACGGGTGTTCATGCAGGAACAGGGCGTCCCGCCCGAACTGGAATGGGACGGCCTGGATGAGGATTGCATGCATGCCCTCGCCGAAGTCGGCGAAGAATCCGTGGGTTGCGCACGGCTGCTGCGGGACGGGCACATCGGCCGCATGGCGGTGCTGCCTACGTGGCGCGGACACGGCATCGGACAGGCGTTGCTCGAACACCTTATCCGGATCGCGAGGCAACAGGGACACGTTCGTGTCTGGCTGGACGCGCAGGTCCATGCCATCGGCTTTTATGAAAAGGCCGGCTTCACGGTCTGCAGCGATGAGTTCATGGATGCCGGCATCCCGCACCGACGTATGGCGCTCGCCCTCACGTAAACAGGTTTCACCATGCCCGATGCCGGGCACTTCGAACGACAATGCCTGCGGAAAAGACTCACAAAAACGGGCGACGATAGCGGACCTGAGTCATTCGTCTGACCAAAAAAGTTTCATTTTTGTGACATTCAAAAAATCGCTGTTAGAATCCGCCTCATTAGCACTGCCCAAATGTCGACATGGACACACTGACATCTCTTAAAGAGGCGTTCGAAAACAATCGAATCGGCGAGGGGGACCTGGAGATCCCGCTAAGCGACACGGCGGAGAACCGCTATGCCTCCCAGCAGATCATGACGCAGGCACGGCGCAGCATGTTAATCGTCAGCCGCCAGCTCGACCCCTTGCTGTACGATACGGAAGAATTCGTCCAGGCTGCTTCCGACTTCGCCCGCCGCAACCGCTATACCCGCATCTACATCCTGATCCGGGATAACAGCGCCATCCTGCGTGACGGCCATCGTCTCATCACCCTCGCACAGCGGATCAGCAGCCACATCCAGGTTCGCCTGATGCACGAGAACTACGGCCAGTACAACCAGGCGTTCATGGTTGCCGACAAACGCGGCATCCTGATCCGCCCCAAGGCGGACCAGATGACCGGGCGGGTCATCTTCAACGATCCGCGCCTGGGCTCCAGCCTGGAAGAGGTGTTCATGGAAATGTGGGAAAGCAGCCTGCCGGACCCGAACCTGCGCCGACTGATGATTTAAAGGCTGGTGAGGGGTAAGGAGAAAAGCGTGAGGAGTGAGACGTGAAGCGTAAGGAGAACAAGCGAATATCCCCCTGCCCACCCGATGTCGCCAAAAAACGATACGGTGCTTTCCCTGGCTGCCTCACACCTGACACCTGACGCCTCACTCGTATGCATAGCGCACTGCGCATCGTCTTCCTTCTTGTCGCGCTGACAGGTCTCCTGCCGGCGCACGCCGACGAGATCTATACCATCGACCTGCACCACCGCCGCGCCGAAGAAATCATGCCTGTCATCCGGCCGCTGCTGTCGCCTCAGGACGCCCTGAGCGGGCGCGGCAACGTGCTGATCCTGCGCAGCAGTGATGCCACCTACCAACGCGTGCTGTCTCTGGTCAACAAACTCGACAGCAAGGTGCAAAGCCTCATCGTCTCCGTAAGCCGGCTGAGCGACATTCAGCGCCAACGCCAGGCCATCGGCGCGCAGGGCAATATCGAGCTGGGGCCCGATGCCAACGTACGCATCGGCGAACGCGACGAACCGGGCGTGCAGATTCAGGCCGGCGCAAGCCGGCATCGTCAATCGGAAACCGGCGAACAAACCGTGCGGGTTATCGAAGGACAGCCGGCCTTCATCGCCATCGGCCAGACCGTGCCCTACACGCAATACAGCTACGGGCAGCAAACCGTCACCGAACGTCCGGTCAACCGGGGCTTCAGCGTCGTGGCGCATGTACACGGACAGCAGGTGCAGGTCGCCATCTCGCCCATCCACGAACGCCTGCAGCGCGGCGGCACCATCGCGCACGAGTCCGCGCAAACTGTCGTCAGCGGCAGGCTGGGCGAATGGATACCGATCGCCGGCAGTTCGGAATCCACGTCGAACTCATCGCGCGGCACCCTCAGCGCCGGCAGCAGCTCGGGCAACCAGCTGCTGGATTACGCGGTGAAGGTGGAAGTGGCGCACTAAACACGCCAGACGACACGGCCTACTTCATCCTGGAAGGCAGCTTGATCGTCTCGCCGGCAACCATGAACGTGCCGTACCCGCGATGGTGCAACGTCTTCGGCTCTTTCACGGACGGGTCGCTCCAGGCCTTCACCACTTCCAGCACGAAAAAGCTGTAGCGGTTCACCATGCGCGTGTCGATGACGCGGCATTCCAGGTTGGCGTAACACTCGACAATCAGCGGCGCCTCGACCAGCGAGGCGTTTTTGGGCGTCAGCCCGAAGGTCGCGAACTTGTCGATTTCGCGTCCGGTGGTGTTTCCGCACTCTACCACCTGCTCCGCCAACTCGACCGTGGGAATATTGATCACGCAGGCCCTGGTCTTGCGCACGGCGGTGAAACTGTAATCCATGTCGCTGACCACACAACCCACGATCGGTGGCTCGAAATCCATCATCGTATGCCACGACATGGTCATGATGTTCAGCTCTCCCTTGTGCGCGGTCGTCAGCAACACCACGGGACCGGGTTCGAGCAGCGCATAAACCTTGGATAACGCCAAGCTGCGTTTAGCCATGACACTCACCTCCAGTTCGATTGCAGGCTTGAGCCATCACCCTGCGGCGGGTTCGTCCGGTGGCGTTGTATCAATATCCTCATACGCCTCGGGCCGGAATCGTGGACTGCACACGGCGAGAAAAATCAGATCGCTTTCACCGACATTGGCAATGCGCTGGCGGCAGGCCGGCGGTATCAACACCACGTCGCCGGGACCCACCTCCTGCGGTGGCA
Above is a genomic segment from Gammaproteobacteria bacterium containing:
- a CDS encoding GNAT family N-acetyltransferase produces the protein MSKNEAPPFTIRTVTWQDAGSVLRTIRERVFMQEQGVPPELEWDGLDEDCMHALAEVGEESVGCARLLRDGHIGRMAVLPTWRGHGIGQALLEHLIRIARQQGHVRVWLDAQVHAIGFYEKAGFTVCSDEFMDAGIPHRRMALALT
- a CDS encoding cupin domain-containing protein, with product MKPAVPVQLLGGLSPRDFLTQHWQREPLLVRSAWPGIEQLDLSPDELAGLACEEEIHSRIVLEQGEKGPWELRTGPFLESDFATLPETRWTLLVSDVEKHVPELRVLIEPFRFIPDWRIDDLMISYAPVGGSVGPHTDQYDVFLLQLAGRRRWQIARDGDSDDTLPGTELSILRHFNAEQEWVLGPGDMLYLPPGVAHHGVSEDDDCLTASIGFRAPSQQELISGWLETLMDDPALARRFGDAGRPPADEPGEIDAQSLDRMIAFMQTVLDKGREQLPTWLGAYLTEPALTWHADFEPGELDEDAVRASLVDANTRLIRHPAARFAFRQTPDGKMNFFANGRVWTLPDSHRSRIATLCRDYAYDAGLWQGDALMCDLLVDLFRYGALDVEE
- the purB gene encoding adenylosuccinate lyase, encoding EFFHFACTSEDINNLAYALILSETRSQVLLEQMDNVIDAISGLADQFAAIPLLSRTHGQPASPTTVGKELANVAYRLKRQRTQFAAVPILGKINGAVGNYNAHMVAYPEMDWETFAQNFVTSLGLAWNPYTTQIEPHDYIAELFDALARFNTVLIDFSRDVWAYISRGHFKQKVVAGEVGSSTMPHKVNPIDFENAEGNLGVANAMLDHLSRKLPISRLQRDLTDSTVLRTLGVGLAHASIAYQSLMKGLGKLEVNEASLIHELDGNWEVLAEPIQTVMRRYGIEQPYEKLKALTRGQRIDRERLHAFIDSLELPEAVREQLKQLTPANYIGNAEAQTRKLPQS
- a CDS encoding flavin reductase family protein, yielding MAKRSLALSKVYALLEPGPVVLLTTAHKGELNIMTMSWHTMMDFEPPIVGCVVSDMDYSFTAVRKTRACVINIPTVELAEQVVECGNTTGREIDKFATFGLTPKNASLVEAPLIVECYANLECRVIDTRMVNRYSFFVLEVVKAWSDPSVKEPKTLHHRGYGTFMVAGETIKLPSRMK